One genomic window of Mauremys mutica isolate MM-2020 ecotype Southern chromosome 5, ASM2049712v1, whole genome shotgun sequence includes the following:
- the RNF212 gene encoding probable E3 SUMO-protein ligase RNF212 yields the protein MAALVFCNVCFRQPRTATPRFSLTNCGHVICEPCLQKGKKDECLICRAPCRTIFLSKKTNPEIQSLFMGIDMLCKKYSREITQISEFQEKHRRRLLAYYRGKIAKLEESLKKATQQIHQIQCMRPPQQTTQPSVSSTVRNPISTKQNGYSPYILHPHCPSTSEMLESMEVDPVPSPMRKPETVTGPTRLSLISPPRDGRMGSISYKGYQSSGLTASQNSIAGSLRSTPVRIPHNEHSFSSSSGSQSTRIGLWDTPAFRTPQLYACTPPSSQASVTRHPITISSLLQRQHVGSTNLGGRSVER from the exons ATGGCTGCCCTGGTGTTCTGCAACGTGTGTTTCCGACAGCCCCGAACGGCCACGCCAAGGTTCAGCCTCACCAATTGCGGCCATGTTATCTGTGAGCCGTGTCTTCAGAAAG gCAAAAAAGATGAATGTTTGATTTGTAGAGCTCCTTGCCGTACAATATTTCTTTCTAAAAAG ACAAATCCCGAAATTCAGTCACTGTTTATGGGAATAGATATGTTATGCAAAAAATATTCAAGAGAAATTACACAG ATTTCAGAATTTCAAGAAAAACACAGAAGACGCTTATTAGCATACTACAGAGGAAAG ATTGCAAAATTAGAAGAATCTCTTAAGAAGGCAACACAACAGATACATCAGATTCAATG CATGAGGCCTCCCCAACAAACTACTCAACCGTCAGTTTCCTCTACAGTTAGAAATCCCATTTCCA caaaacagaaTGGATATTCTCCATACATACTTCATCCCCACTGCCCATCAACCTCAGAAAT GCTAGAATCCATGGAGGTTGACCCTGTACCTTCCCCAATGAGGAAA CCTGAGACAGTGACTGGTCCAACAAGACTGTCATTGATAAGCCCACCTCGTGATGGACGTATGg GTAGTATTTCTTATAAAGGTTATCAATCATCAGGACTAACAGCAAGTCAAAATAGCATAGCAGGATCTCTAAG GTCAACACCAGTAAGAATACCACATAACGAACATTCGTTCTCTTCATCATCTGGCTCACAAAGTACTAGAATAGGCTTATGGGATACTCCTGCTTTCAGAACTCCTCAGTTGTATGCATGTACACCACCTTCCTCACAGGCATCTGTAACAAGACATCCAATCACCATCTCCAGTCTTCTACAGAGGCAACATGTAG GATCTACTAATCTTGGAGGACGTTCAGTAGAAAGATAA